From the genome of Chania multitudinisentens RB-25, one region includes:
- the yihU gene encoding sulfolactaldehyde 3-reductase yields the protein MAQIAFIGLGQMGAPMASNLIKQGHRLSVFDISSAAVSALVALGATAAANPAQAALDAEFVITMLPNGDLVREVLFAADGVCSALSPAALVMDMSTIHPLQTDRLIADMQARGFSLMDAPVGRTSDHAQAGTLLILAGGTAEQVERATPVLMAMGSELVNAGGPGMGIRVKLINNYMSIALNALSAEAAVLCEALGLSFDVALQVMNGTPAGKGHFTTSWPNKVLKGDLSPAFMIDLAHKDLGIALDVANQLHVAMPLGAAAREVYSQARASGRGRQDWSAILEQVRAASGLVGKH from the coding sequence ATGGCACAGATCGCCTTTATCGGGTTAGGGCAAATGGGCGCACCGATGGCCAGCAATCTGATTAAACAGGGCCATCGGCTGAGCGTTTTTGATATCAGCTCTGCTGCGGTCAGCGCATTGGTAGCGTTGGGAGCAACGGCGGCAGCTAACCCGGCGCAGGCAGCGCTGGATGCAGAATTCGTGATCACCATGTTGCCGAATGGCGATCTGGTGCGTGAGGTGTTGTTTGCTGCCGATGGCGTGTGTTCTGCCTTGTCGCCAGCGGCACTGGTGATGGATATGTCCACCATTCACCCGCTGCAAACCGATCGGCTGATTGCCGACATGCAGGCGCGTGGTTTCAGCCTGATGGATGCCCCGGTAGGGCGCACTTCCGATCACGCGCAGGCGGGCACTTTGCTGATCCTGGCCGGCGGCACGGCTGAGCAGGTAGAGCGCGCTACGCCGGTGCTGATGGCGATGGGATCGGAGCTGGTCAATGCCGGTGGGCCAGGCATGGGGATTCGCGTGAAGCTGATCAACAACTACATGAGTATTGCACTCAATGCGCTGTCTGCCGAAGCCGCAGTGTTGTGCGAGGCATTGGGGTTGTCGTTCGATGTGGCGCTGCAAGTGATGAACGGCACGCCGGCCGGTAAAGGCCATTTCACCACCTCATGGCCGAACAAGGTGCTGAAAGGCGATCTCAGCCCGGCGTTCATGATCGATCTGGCGCATAAGGATTTAGGCATTGCGCTGGATGTCGCCAATCAGCTGCACGTTGCCATGCCGTTGGGCGCGGCGGCGCGCGAGGTTTACAGCCAGGCCCGCGCCAGCGGGCGTGGGCGTCAGGATTGGAGCGCCATTCTGGAACAGGTTCGCGCGGCTTCCGGGCTGGTGGGCAAGCATTGA
- a CDS encoding class II fructose-bisphosphate aldolase — MSYLSGYTMTQHAWNNGYAIGAFSAHNAETIRAILLAAEQEQAPVMIQVGQKVISVMGLEPMKAMIDAFMHDISVPVCIHLDHSRSFAQTMQAVQAGFQSVMFDGSHLPFDENVRITRAVADVAHALNIGVEGEIGKIGGTEDDISVDEKDALITSSDEALKFAELTTVDYLAVSIGTAHGLYKQTPKLALARLQEIREIVRKPIVLHGGSGVPDDQICKAIALGVAKINVDTELRQAFTQGVAEVLNNDPTEFVLAVSLGHGRDVMKKKVAEKIRLFGSQGKAALF; from the coding sequence ATGTCTTATTTATCCGGTTACACCATGACGCAGCACGCATGGAACAACGGCTATGCGATTGGCGCTTTCAGCGCACACAATGCCGAAACCATTCGTGCAATTTTGCTGGCTGCCGAGCAGGAACAGGCGCCGGTGATGATTCAGGTGGGCCAGAAAGTGATTAGCGTGATGGGTCTGGAACCGATGAAAGCCATGATCGACGCTTTTATGCACGACATTAGCGTGCCAGTGTGTATTCACCTGGATCACAGCCGCAGCTTCGCGCAGACCATGCAGGCGGTGCAGGCTGGCTTCCAATCGGTGATGTTTGATGGTTCACATTTACCGTTTGACGAAAACGTGCGGATTACCCGTGCGGTAGCGGATGTGGCTCATGCCTTGAACATCGGCGTTGAAGGGGAGATCGGTAAGATCGGTGGCACCGAAGATGATATTTCGGTTGATGAAAAAGACGCCCTGATCACCAGCAGTGATGAAGCGTTGAAGTTTGCTGAACTGACCACGGTGGACTACTTGGCAGTGTCTATCGGCACTGCCCACGGCCTGTATAAACAAACGCCCAAGCTGGCACTTGCCCGCCTGCAAGAGATCCGCGAAATCGTCAGAAAGCCCATCGTGCTGCACGGCGGTTCCGGTGTACCGGACGATCAAATCTGTAAAGCGATTGCGTTGGGGGTAGCCAAGATCAATGTGGATACCGAACTGCGCCAGGCTTTCACTCAGGGCGTGGCCGAAGTGCTGAATAACGATCCCACAGAGTTTGTGCTGGCGGTTTCGCTTGGGCATGGCCGCGATGTGATGAAAAAGAAAGTGGCCGAAAAAATCAGGCTGTTTGGCAGCCAGGGCAAGGCCGCACTGTTTTAG
- a CDS encoding aldose epimerase family protein, whose product MTTIQRQHFGEHQGQAVSLFTLSNANGMRLCVTDYGCIITQLWVPDRHGQAEDIVMGFDNLAAYQAGHPFFGAIAGRCANRIAGGRFKIDGQEYVLAANELPTGQHLHGGLRGFDKYVWQAQEDGDGIIFSRISADGEEGYPGSLSVRHRIGLTEDNVMTLGFEAETDRPTLVNLVNHSHYNLRGHTHLIHDQQLKIEADFITPVDETTMLPTGEIRRVAGTAFDFRHARRLGDAMRHRPAQDFDMNYVLKPGDGTLHPAASLICPHSGRVMEVHTSLPGVQFYNAFKLSNKIWHGKAGHRYQAFSGICLETQAFPDSIHHAHFGNVVLRPGEKYRSRTEHRFSTVA is encoded by the coding sequence ATGACAACGATTCAACGTCAGCATTTTGGTGAACATCAGGGGCAGGCGGTTTCTCTGTTCACGCTGAGCAACGCTAACGGTATGCGGCTGTGTGTGACCGATTACGGCTGCATCATTACTCAACTGTGGGTGCCGGATCGGCACGGCCAGGCAGAAGACATTGTGATGGGGTTTGACAACCTGGCGGCTTATCAGGCCGGGCACCCGTTCTTTGGTGCGATCGCCGGGCGCTGCGCCAACCGTATTGCCGGAGGGCGTTTCAAAATTGACGGCCAGGAATATGTTCTGGCCGCCAACGAACTGCCGACCGGGCAGCATTTGCACGGCGGGCTGCGCGGTTTTGACAAATATGTCTGGCAGGCGCAAGAAGATGGCGACGGCATTATTTTCAGCCGAATTTCTGCTGATGGTGAGGAAGGGTATCCAGGGAGTTTATCGGTGCGTCACCGTATCGGCCTAACCGAAGACAACGTAATGACGCTGGGTTTTGAGGCGGAAACGGATCGGCCGACGCTGGTTAACCTGGTGAATCATAGTCATTACAATCTGCGCGGTCACACACACCTGATCCACGATCAGCAACTCAAAATTGAAGCGGATTTTATCACTCCGGTGGATGAAACCACCATGCTACCGACCGGCGAGATCCGCCGCGTGGCCGGTACGGCATTTGATTTCCGTCATGCCCGCCGTTTGGGGGATGCGATGCGGCACCGCCCGGCGCAGGACTTTGATATGAACTATGTGCTTAAACCGGGCGACGGTACGTTGCATCCGGCCGCCAGCCTGATTTGCCCGCACAGCGGGCGAGTGATGGAAGTGCATACCTCGCTGCCGGGCGTGCAGTTTTATAACGCCTTTAAGCTGTCTAACAAAATCTGGCACGGCAAGGCCGGGCATCGCTATCAGGCGTTTTCCGGTATCTGTCTGGAAACGCAGGCTTTCCCAGACAGCATTCATCATGCTCATTTCGGTAACGTGGTGTTACGCCCAGGCGAAAAATATCGCAGCCGCACCGAGCATCGTTTCAGCACCGTGGCATAG